DNA sequence from the Trichomycterus rosablanca isolate fTriRos1 unplaced genomic scaffold, fTriRos1.hap1 scaffold_195, whole genome shotgun sequence genome:
GCACACAGTATGTGTTTTACAGTCCTTCTTTTGAGGGCAGAACTGACATCTCTTCCTCTTACTTGCCCTAGCTGGGGAAGTGGCTGTGGTAGCTGGATCCTCAGGTTGATCAGGGGCTCCTGCACTCTGAATAGCTTTCACAACTGCTGCTGAGGCTTCTGTGTGGGGGACATGCTTCCTTCTTTCAATGAGTGGAGTTACAAGTGCCTTTCCTAGCTGCTCCAGGAACACCCTCCTCTTGTTCTGCTTACGAGACATCCAGGTCGGGTTGATCTCTCTCCAAATCACAAAGGCATTGTAGGAGGAAACATCAATGATGTTGTGGAAGATGACCAGGGGCCAGCGGGCAGTCATTCTTCTGCAGCTATCTGTTCCAATCACCTTATCTAGGTTGTCCACACCTCCTTTGTTGCGGTTGTAGTCTAGGATGATGATTGACTTCCTGTCCTCACGATCGCTAATGTCACCATCTGCGTGCAGTGTGCTCAGAAGAACTacattcttgtttttctttgggAGGTAGGAAACTGGAGTGGTGGTGGGCGTGAAGGCAAACTTTGAGGAGAAGACCTTTCTCTCCTTTGACGCAAGCAGTGCAGGTGGGAGCTCAGGCTTGTTCTTTCGAACTGCACCAACCATGGTGATCTTCCTCTTCAGGAGCTGCAGTCCGAGTTCATAAGAGGTGAAGAAATTGTCACATGTCACATTGTGACCCCTCAGTCCCTCTGTCACATCAAGCACAACGTTTTGTTCTGCATGCCTGCCGTGTTGGTCATATGCTGCTGAGGACCAtgttattttgccattttttgaAAGGAAAGTGTCTCTTTTAGCTTCAgggttttcttcttcttctgaagATGATTCATCATGCTCTGGGTTGTATTCCTCCCCATCTTCTTCTTCGGATACATGCTCCACTTCCTCTTCTGAATCAGAGTTGTCTTGCTGGACATCTGAGAAAATCAGCTCTACAGCCTCTTCAACGCTATAACGCACACTCATGGCTTCAGTACAGACAGAATTCTGGGTCCTGTTATCTGCAGCACCTTTATAACCTCTGGAAATAAACAGGTGGTCTTCTGAAGTCTGCGAGAACACCACCTGATTACTTCTGCTACTGATTGATCTGAGACACAACTAAAACATTGTAACATTCTGTGGGTTGTAAATAACTCTGTGACCTTGATTTCAACTCTATTTGCCTCACGGGTCATTTTGACCCGAAGACCACCTTTGTACCTTTTCTCTACCTTTGTCTTCACCttgtctttttttgtattgCTTTCTTGATGTGAATATATTTCACTGTTTCTCTGTGGCCTTCTATCATAAAGATTTCTTACAATGTCTTTAGTGGATTTTTGGGGGGGTTTTAACACAGTGGCGGGTCATTTTGACCCGAGGACAACAGGAGGGTTAATGCCATTAGACTGCAATAGCTTGTCATCTTTTGATAGAGCTATGAATTTTTGGCATATTAAACAATTCCACATGAGAATGGTAAGGCATTCATCTAGGATTAAAGACTACAGCCTATACACCATATAAAGACTACTGTACTCTGTTAATCAATGGAAGAtcacaaaaatatccatccagcaATGATCCTGTGGTTAGAAAATGACTACTGATTATGGTCTAGTGGACTAGAAGGTGCACAAACAAGATATCTTAAGTCAATATACAGAACTAAAAATTGTTGACAAAAATGTTTATACTTACAGACAATTGTGTCTTTCAGGTGTGTGTTTTTGATGGCCGTTTTCTCTCCTCTGCCACACCAGTTCAACTGCACAGCTAGTTGAGGAGCAAACACTTTGCCACAAATCCGCCACACTGTTTTTTTAAGTGTTTGCCCCCCAACCAGTGACAGTTTTGACACCTGAAGTTGACAAAAATATTCGGTAAGTAATGTACATGCaatgtacaatatatatatatatatactgtatatatatatatatatatagtgtgtgtgtgtgtaaggtacaGTAAATTACCAATTTTTGCTTGAAGATCTTGTTTTGAAGATGGACTTCAAAGTCATTCAAGGCCTGAATGCTTTCCAGTGGAAgtccatcttcttcctctttatCTGCTGGTGCAGGTGGCATCTTCAGGCTGCTGTTACCCAAAAAGGGGCCTCTTTGGGTAATAACAGAAGTGAGATGCTGGACCTGGAGCTGCAGTTCCCCCAGCATCTCTAAGATGGCCCTCTCTGCTGCTGGGAAGtcacataataatataatggttATTCACACATCTTTATTAGATCAATAAATAAGACAATTAAGaattttataaaatagaatttaCTTAAACTTACGTGTGCATTGACCCGGAACTAGTCGGCCTGTAGGCAGACGGACTCTAGGTGCGTTAGCTATTAACACCAAGGACAGTATATTGGTCTACTCATAAGTATTtaagtataacaataataagtgaGGTTAACTGTCATGTCCCTgtaagagtttttttttatttatggtaCTTTTCCTCCCGCTACTGGTGTTTTAGAgtgatttattgttttcttgTGTAATTCCAGCCTTTGTGTTGATTGGTTAGTTTGTTCACATGACATGGTCAGGTTATAGTTCATGGTGTGATCAGGAAAACCATTAGAGGTTACATGCCATGTGGTCAGCTTACAGCTCCAGTTCTTGTTTCTATCCATTCTGTTGTTTGTGCCTTGAAAAGCATCGCTTGTAAGttacatttatgtttacatttaatataatattagtgTAATGCTATAAATATGTTACATTTAAGTATTTACttctgtatttacatttacatggaaATGTTATTTGCATATACTTTGTATATGGTATTTCTAACCAGTGCTTTCCTTCTGtattatttcagttttacaAATTGTTTCTTGAAAAACGAAGACCACAGTAAAGAACATTTAACTTTACTCCAGCTTCTGACTTTTTCTTGGCACTGTGTTAGCTATCTGTCAATTtgtgtacagacacacacactgaggacAGAATATTAACCACAAATATAAAGTCACTGTAATTTGTGCAGTGCTGTTATCTTACCTGGTCCTGCTGACAGAATGTCACAGTGGCTTTCCAAACCAACACTTTGATTGTCTTCTGTCACTTAAGGAGAAAGGTAAGCACTTGGTAAGATTTAAGTTTGTCTTCTTAAACATGCTGAAGATCTATAGTGAAATTTTctattaaattattaagaaaCATTTTAGTTAATTGTAATGTTAATGACTGTAGAGAAACCTTACTTTGTTCTGTGATGGTGGACTGTCCATCTTGACTGAGCAATTGGATTTGTGACATCACTGAAAGCAAATAATTATGCATGGGTGATTAAACTTTTTATGAATTTGTAAGGTTATGTATATTTCTCTATTTGTTTTGATAAATACTTATCAAGCAGGGGGTTTCTATGAATagcatatatgacaaatgtgATTTTACTCTGCTGTGTTGGTTCAGTGAACCAAGCATCCTGAATTCTTCCCTGATAGGACCGGGCCTTTGACatcactgaaaaaaagaaataggtATGTACTATATTCATAATTTAAATTTGTTATTCtaagtttgttttattgtggACTGAAATTAAAACTGCACTTCAGAACTTTTATTAGTTGGACAggataaaaggaaaaaaatactgTAAGCTCTCttaaatctagtcatttccacagCATGAAACATTTTTGTTCCATTGCTTAattgaatttatttaaatatgttaaacttgttttattaattagtaGGAGAATATCTCAGTTTCAACATTTGATATGTTTTCTTGGTACTATtttcaattaaaaatacaatgtaaataatttgcacATCATTGtattctgttattatttatatgttgcccagcatcccaacttttttggaaagtgttgtaatgtttttatatatttaatttcttCATTTTCAATGAACTTTACCTTGTCTAGATTCTGGGAAGGAGGTTTCATCCGAGTATCCCTGAACATTTGTCTGGAAGCACTCATCCTGTGACATCACTAAAAAATCATAATTTGGTaagtacactgtccattttaaaaacctgcttttttcAATATGCGTTTATGCGTGATGTTTGAAATACTAAGCTTCTATAAATATGATGGAACTGAAAAAAAATGATTGTATTTTTCTCTGGGCATtggttatattattatagaCTAGCTTTGCACTGCTTAGTCCTGAAACAGTTTAACAAACACATTCTTAACAGTATCTAACTAATTATAGTGAATATTAACAATCTTCAGTATGAGATTTCTAATAAACGCCCAGTAATACTTGTGGAAATGTGAAATATCATAAGCTTTAAAGCCAGTGTTGTGTTTTAAAGATTTGCCAGGCTTTTCCCAGTCTTTCAAACTATATTTTATTCAGGCAATGGAATGAAAAGATTTAAGTCTTCTGAGCTATTGTGTTTCCTAAAATTTAAGGGGCCCTATAAGGTGGTATAAGTATATAAACAagattcaaaatgtatttttattattattttatcaaaaTAAGGCTgagggtctttttttttttttttttttttggtgatgtCACAAAAATGCCAGGCGCATGTATGTATCTGTTCAGCCTTCAGCCATTTAGACCCATCTAGTCCAGCTCAAGTTGCAAATAGTCAGGTTAAAATCAGAAGTTTTGGCACTTATTGTGGTCTGGACCATTCAGGTGTGTGTAAACACAATACCAAGTAGGAAAGACATCAACAATGATCTTAGACAAAGAATTGTTCCTGCTGATTATTCTGGGAAGGGTTATAAATCCATTTCTAAATCTGAAGTTCATCGTTCTACAGTAAGAAAGATCATTTACAAGTGGAAAACATTCAAGGCAGCTTCCCAGTAGTAGACGTCCCTGCAAGTTCACCACGAGATCAGACTGTGCAATGCTCTGAGAAATTGCAAAACATCCAAGAGCTTCATCTAAGACTCTACAGGCTTCGGTTAGCATGTTAAATGTTCAATTTAATGACTGTTCAACTAAAACAAAAAGACTGAACAAGTTTGGCCTGCTGGAAGGGTTTCTGAAAGAAAATGTtctctctttaaaatgaacatgacAAAACAGATTAAGTTTGCAAAGTTGCATCTGAAATAAACCACAAGATTTCTGGAACAATGTCCTGTGGACAGACGAAACCAAAATTGAGATATTTGGCCAAAATTCACAACGGCACATctgacaaaaaacaaacacagcataTCAGCACAAACACCCCATACAAACTGTCAATCATGGTGGTGAAGGGGTGACGATTAGGGGTTTGTGTTACAGTCACAGGATCTGGACAGATTACAGCCGTTGAGTCGACCATGAACTCCTCTTGAAACCAAAGTATTCTAGAATTAAATTTGAGATCATTTACAAATGAATGGACACAAACCTCAGTGAACTGAAGTAATGTTGTAAAGAAGAGTGGAGTAAAATTCCTCCAGAACGATGTTAGAGACTGATAAAGTCATACAGAAAACCATTACTACAACTTATTACTAATAAATGAGATTCTACATGCTATTCATTCATGGGGTGTACTTATTTTTTCACATACTGCTTTTTCTATTTTGGTCTAGTGTTTTtatacaaatgaatgaatgagtgtaatttattatGCATTGTTGTTTATCTGagactgtatttatataattttaagacCTGATAAGAAATAGATGGTTTTTATTATGTCTGAATACACAAAACCATAGAATTCAAagagggtgtacttactttttcacatgactgtacatacagtacagaccaaaagtttggacacaccttctcattcaaagattgttcttttttttcatgACTATGAAAATGGTAGATTcacactgaaggcatcaaaactatgaattaacacatgtggaattatatacttaacaaaaaagtgtgaaacaactgaaaatatgttttatattctagtagccaccttttgctttgattactgctttgcagtAGAGTACATCCGTCCACCTTTTCTGTGCCGCACAAAGACACGGTGGTTGGAACCAAAGATCTCAAATTTGGACTGATCAGACCAAAGCACAGATTTTCACTGgtctaatgtccattccttgtgttCTTTAGCCCAAACAAGTCTCTTCTGCTTGTTGCCTGTCCTTAGCAGAGGTTTCCTAACAGCTATTTTACCATGAAGGCCTGATGCACACAGTCTCCTCTTAACCGTTGTTCTAGAGATGTGTCTGCTGCTACAACTCTGTGTGGCATTTACCTGGTCTCTAATCTGAGCTGCTGTTAACCTGCGATTCGTATGAGCTTATCCTCCGCAGCAGAGgtgactcttggtcttcctttcCTGGGGCGGTCCTCATGTAAGCCAGTTTCTTTGTAGCGCTTGATGGTTTTTGCGACTGCACTTGGGGACACTTTCAaaattttcccaatttttcGGACTGACTGATCTTCAGTTCTTAAAGTAATGATGGCCACTCATTTTTCTTTACTTAGCTGCTTTTTTTCTTGCCATAATACAAATTCTAACAGTCTATTCAGTAGGACTATCAGCTGTGTATCCACCTGacttctgcacaacacaactgatggtcccaaCCCCATTTATAAGGCAAGAAATACCACTTATTAAACCTGACAGGGGACACCTGAGAagtgaaaaccatttcaggtgactacctcttaAAGCTCATCAAGAGAATGGCAAGAGTGTGCGAAGCAGTAATCAAAGCAACaggtggctactttgaagaaccgagaatataaaacatattttcagttgtttcacacttttttgttaagtatataattccacatgtgttaattcatagttttgatgccttcagtgtgAATCTACAATTTTCATATTCATGAAAATAAGTCATGAACTCTTTGAATGAGaagggtgtgtccaaacttttggtctatactgtataatgtacatAATATAGATAATGTTTATCTAATCAATATTCTTATACATTTTAGATTACCTGAGCTGTAAAGGATACGAGCTTGGTGCTGTGTCCATCCTCTGCTCACATTTGGGACCTCACTGCCTCGGATACTTTTTAGAAGTTTGGCTTTGACTGTGTATGGAGGCCACCATGATATGCCCTCATGGTACCACTCTGCTGCCACCGGGCTTGTTGTTCCCTCATCCACAAATTCAACCAGTAGGTACATTCCTATCATACAGGGATCTATCATGCTACTCATATGTCatgaaaactataaaaaaaaataaacttgaTTATGAagaagaaaatttaaaaaaaactcagtGGGGATGAAAAGGGAGGTTCTGGTAGCAAATTACTCATGAACTGGTATGCAGAAGGGGAAAAGATACAAATTTCATCTTATATGGCAAAACAAATGCCTTCTGTTGAACTTCTGAAAATTTGCAATATTCAGTGGCCCCTGAGACCTTGTCTATTAAGTAGATGCCAAGTGTGGCTGAGGAAAGAGGGTATTCGAAGAATGATTCCTGTTCGAGAAAACAGCAGTATGCAATGTAGACCTCATTTCCATGGGAGAAAATATTTTTCACTCTGGCAACTTTGTTGTTGATGTAAATAAAGCTGTTGGCTTCATCTAATCTCAATGAGAAACTCTGTGTCCTCAGTTCGCGATACTGACTGGCTGTTTGGATGGACCTGGGAAGTGGACCACATGCATGAACTTTGTATAATCCCATTCTTTTCCTATTTCGATTCAGTTTTTTGGGCCTCTCTGACAGTCTTCTAATGACCTGACTGAGTGGGAAGCCAGGTTTTCTAATTAGCTTTTTAATCTGGTGAAGGAAAGATTCAAATTTAAATGCACTGAAATTATCGAGTGCACCATGTATTTTTACATCTTGTGCCAAGTGAACAAGGTTGTGTACATTGTAAGACATGAACTTTTCCCCATAGAGCTCTTGAAAGTGTTtcacaaataa
Encoded proteins:
- the LOC134306496 gene encoding uncharacterized protein LOC134306496, whose translation is MYLLVEFVDEGTTSPVAAEWYHEGISWWPPYTVKAKLLKSIRGSEVPNVSRGWTQHQARILYSSVMSQDECFQTNVQGYSDETSFPESRQVMSKARSYQGRIQDAWFTEPTQQMMSQIQLLSQDGQSTITEQMTEDNQSVGLESHCDILSAGPANAPRVRLPTGRLVPGQCTPAERAILEMLGELQLQVQHLTSVITQRGPFLGNSSLKMPPAPADKEEEDGLPLESIQALNDFEVHLQNKIFKQKLVSKLSLVGGQTLKKTVWRICGKVFAPQLAVQLNWCGRGEKTAIKNTHLKDTIVLSAMRNPLLPTPNEAEAEKIIKEWLRLSSDRLRKRQR